In a single window of the Phocoena sinus isolate mPhoSin1 chromosome 7, mPhoSin1.pri, whole genome shotgun sequence genome:
- the DNAJB2 gene encoding dnaJ homolog subfamily B member 2 isoform X2 — MASYYEILDVPRSASADDIKKAYRKKALQWHPDKNPDNKEFAEKKFKEVAEAYEVLSDKHKREIYDHYGREGLTGAGTGPCRAEAGSGGPGFTFTFRSPEEVFREFFGSGDPFAELFDDLGPFSELQNRSARHSGPFFTFSSSFPGHSDFSSSSFSFSPGAGAFRSVSTSTTFVQGRRITTRRIMENGQERVEVEEDGQLKSVTINGIPDDLALGLELSRREQQQSVTSRSGATQVRQTPVSRPPDSDLSEDDEDLQLAMAYSLSEMEAAGKKPADVF, encoded by the exons ATGGCATCCTACTACGAGATCCTAGACGTGCCGCGAAGTGCGTCCGCTGATGACATCAAAAAGGC ATATCGGAAGAAGGCTTTACAATGGCACCCAGACAAGAACCCAGATAATAAAGAGTTTGCTGAGAAGAAGTTCAAGGAGGTGGCCGAGGCGTATGAAGTGCTGTCGGACA AGCATAAGCGTGAGATCTACGACCACTATGGCCGGGAAGGGCTGACTGGGGCAG GTACTGGCCCGTGTCGGGCGGAAGCTGGCAGTGGCGGCCCTGGCTTCACCTTCACCTTCCGCAGCCCGGAGGAGGTCTTCCGGGAGTTCTTCGGGAGTGGTGACCCTTTTGCAGAGCTCTTTG ATGACCTGGGCCCGTTCTCAGAGCTTCAGAACCGGAGTGCCCGACACTCAGGCCCTTTCTtcaccttctcttcctccttccctggacACTCTG ATTTCTCCTCCTCATCTTTCTCCTTcagtcctggggctggtgcttTTCGCTCTGTTTCTACATCTACCACCTTTGTCCAAGGACGCCGCATCACGACGCGCAG GATCATGGAGAACGGGCAGGAGCGGGTGGAAGTGGAGGAGGACGGGCAGCTGAAGTCTGTCACAATCAATG GTATCCCGGATGACCTGGCACTGGGCTTGGAGCTGAGCCGTCGCGAGCAGCAACAGTCTGTCACCTCCAGATCAGGGGCCACACAGGTCCGGCAGACCCCTGTGTCGCGACCCCCTGACAGCGACCTCTCTGAGGATGACGAGGACCTGCAGCTTGCCATGGCCTACAGCCTGTCAGAGATGGAGGCAGCTGGGAAGAAACCAGCAG ATGTGTTCTGA
- the LOC116756906 gene encoding tubulin alpha-1D chain-like isoform X1, which produces MERLSVDYGKKSKLELSIYPAPQVSTAVVEPYNSILTTHTTLEHSDCALMVDNEAIYDICRRNLDIERPTYTNLNRLISQIVSSITASLRFDGALNVDLTEFQTNLVPYPRIHFPLATYAPVISAEKAYHEQLSVAEITNACFEPANQMVKCDPRHGKYMACCLLYRGDVVPKDVNAAIAAIKTKRSIQFVDWCPTGFKVGINYQPPTVVPGGDLAKVQRAVCMLSNTTAIAEAWARLDHKFDLMYAKRAFVHWYVGEGMQEGEFSEAWEDMAALEKDYEEVGMDSVEGEGEEEEGDEYWGNPSRLS; this is translated from the coding sequence ATGGAGCGGCTCTCTGTTGACTATGGCAAGAAATCCAAGCTGGAGCTCTCCATCTACCCAGCCCCGCAGGTGTCCACAGCCGTGGTGGAGCCCTATAACTCCATCCTGACCACCCACACCACCCTGGAGCACTCAGACTGTGCCCTCATGGTGGACAACGAAGCCATCTATGACATCTGCCGCCGCAACCTAGACATCGAGCGCCCGACGTACACCAACCTCAACCGCCTCATCAGCCAGATCGTCTCCTCCATCACGGCCTCCCTGCGCTTCGACGGCGCCCTCAACGTGGACCTCACGGAGTTCCAGACCAACCTGGTGCCCTACCCTCGCATCCACTTCCCCCTGGCCACCTATGCGCCAGTCATCTCTGCAGAGAAAGCCTACCATGAGCAGTTGTCGGTGGCAGAGATCACCAATGCCTGCTTCGAGCCTGCCAACCAGATGGTGAAGTGTGATCCCCGTCACGGCAAGTACATGGCCTGCTGCCTGCTGTACCGTGGAGACGTGGTGCCCAAGGATGTCAACGCCGCCATCGCTGCCATCAAGACCAAGCGCAGTATTCAGTTCGTGGACTGGTGCCCCACGGGCTTCAAGGTTGGCATCAACTACCAGCCCCCCACTGTGGTGCCCGGGGGTGATCTGGCCAAGGTGCAGCGTGCCGTGTGCATGCTGAGCAACACGACCGCCATCGCTGAGGCCTGGGCCCGCCTGGACCACAAGTTCGACCTCATGTATGCCAAGAGGGCGTTTGTGCACTGGTACGTGGGCGAGGGCATGCAGGAGGGTGAGTTCTCCGAGGCCTGGGAGGATATGGCTGCCCTGGAGAAGGATTACGAGGAGGTGGGCATGGATagtgtggagggggagggagaagaggaggagggggatgaATACTGGGGGAATCCTTCACGTCTGTCCTAA
- the DNAJB2 gene encoding dnaJ homolog subfamily B member 2 isoform X1 has protein sequence MASYYEILDVPRSASADDIKKAYRKKALQWHPDKNPDNKEFAEKKFKEVAEAYEVLSDKHKREIYDHYGREGLTGAGTGPCRAEAGSGGPGFTFTFRSPEEVFREFFGSGDPFAELFDDLGPFSELQNRSARHSGPFFTFSSSFPGHSDFSSSSFSFSPGAGAFRSVSTSTTFVQGRRITTRRIMENGQERVEVEEDGQLKSVTINGIPDDLALGLELSRREQQQSVTSRSGATQVRQTPVSRPPDSDLSEDDEDLQLAMAYSLSEMEAAGKKPAGGRGAQRRQQGQPKAQNHDPGMGETHEGARGDTAKPSPSPEEKASRCLIL, from the exons ATGGCATCCTACTACGAGATCCTAGACGTGCCGCGAAGTGCGTCCGCTGATGACATCAAAAAGGC ATATCGGAAGAAGGCTTTACAATGGCACCCAGACAAGAACCCAGATAATAAAGAGTTTGCTGAGAAGAAGTTCAAGGAGGTGGCCGAGGCGTATGAAGTGCTGTCGGACA AGCATAAGCGTGAGATCTACGACCACTATGGCCGGGAAGGGCTGACTGGGGCAG GTACTGGCCCGTGTCGGGCGGAAGCTGGCAGTGGCGGCCCTGGCTTCACCTTCACCTTCCGCAGCCCGGAGGAGGTCTTCCGGGAGTTCTTCGGGAGTGGTGACCCTTTTGCAGAGCTCTTTG ATGACCTGGGCCCGTTCTCAGAGCTTCAGAACCGGAGTGCCCGACACTCAGGCCCTTTCTtcaccttctcttcctccttccctggacACTCTG ATTTCTCCTCCTCATCTTTCTCCTTcagtcctggggctggtgcttTTCGCTCTGTTTCTACATCTACCACCTTTGTCCAAGGACGCCGCATCACGACGCGCAG GATCATGGAGAACGGGCAGGAGCGGGTGGAAGTGGAGGAGGACGGGCAGCTGAAGTCTGTCACAATCAATG GTATCCCGGATGACCTGGCACTGGGCTTGGAGCTGAGCCGTCGCGAGCAGCAACAGTCTGTCACCTCCAGATCAGGGGCCACACAGGTCCGGCAGACCCCTGTGTCGCGACCCCCTGACAGCGACCTCTCTGAGGATGACGAGGACCTGCAGCTTGCCATGGCCTACAGCCTGTCAGAGATGGAGGCAGCTGGGAAGAAACCAGCAGGTGGGCGGGGGGCACAGCGTCGACAGCAGGGGCAGCCCAAGGCCCAGAACCACGACCCAGGCATGGGGGAGACCCATGAGGGTGCAAGGGGTGACACAGCCAAACCCAGCCCATCTCCGGAGGAGAAGGCCTCTCGCTGCCTCATCCTCTGA
- the DNAJB2 gene encoding dnaJ homolog subfamily B member 2 isoform X3, translated as MTSKRQHKREIYDHYGREGLTGAGTGPCRAEAGSGGPGFTFTFRSPEEVFREFFGSGDPFAELFDDLGPFSELQNRSARHSGPFFTFSSSFPGHSDFSSSSFSFSPGAGAFRSVSTSTTFVQGRRITTRRIMENGQERVEVEEDGQLKSVTINGIPDDLALGLELSRREQQQSVTSRSGATQVRQTPVSRPPDSDLSEDDEDLQLAMAYSLSEMEAAGKKPAGGRGAQRRQQGQPKAQNHDPGMGETHEGARGDTAKPSPSPEEKASRCLIL; from the exons ATGACATCAAAAAGGC AGCATAAGCGTGAGATCTACGACCACTATGGCCGGGAAGGGCTGACTGGGGCAG GTACTGGCCCGTGTCGGGCGGAAGCTGGCAGTGGCGGCCCTGGCTTCACCTTCACCTTCCGCAGCCCGGAGGAGGTCTTCCGGGAGTTCTTCGGGAGTGGTGACCCTTTTGCAGAGCTCTTTG ATGACCTGGGCCCGTTCTCAGAGCTTCAGAACCGGAGTGCCCGACACTCAGGCCCTTTCTtcaccttctcttcctccttccctggacACTCTG ATTTCTCCTCCTCATCTTTCTCCTTcagtcctggggctggtgcttTTCGCTCTGTTTCTACATCTACCACCTTTGTCCAAGGACGCCGCATCACGACGCGCAG GATCATGGAGAACGGGCAGGAGCGGGTGGAAGTGGAGGAGGACGGGCAGCTGAAGTCTGTCACAATCAATG GTATCCCGGATGACCTGGCACTGGGCTTGGAGCTGAGCCGTCGCGAGCAGCAACAGTCTGTCACCTCCAGATCAGGGGCCACACAGGTCCGGCAGACCCCTGTGTCGCGACCCCCTGACAGCGACCTCTCTGAGGATGACGAGGACCTGCAGCTTGCCATGGCCTACAGCCTGTCAGAGATGGAGGCAGCTGGGAAGAAACCAGCAGGTGGGCGGGGGGCACAGCGTCGACAGCAGGGGCAGCCCAAGGCCCAGAACCACGACCCAGGCATGGGGGAGACCCATGAGGGTGCAAGGGGTGACACAGCCAAACCCAGCCCATCTCCGGAGGAGAAGGCCTCTCGCTGCCTCATCCTCTGA
- the LOC116756906 gene encoding tubulin alpha-1 chain-like isoform X2 — protein sequence MPSDKTIGGGDDSFNTFFSETGAGKHVSRVVFVDLEPTVIDEVRTGTYRQLFHPEQLITGKEDAANNYARGHYTIGKELIDLVLDWIRKLADQCTGLQGFLIFHSSGGGTGSGFTSLLMERLSVDYGKKSKLELSIYPAPQVSTAVVEPYNSILTTHTTLEHSDCALMVDNEAIYDICRRNLDIERPTYTNLNRLISQIVSSITASLRFDGALNVDLTEFQTNLVPYPRIHFPLATYAPVISAEKAYHEQLSVAEITNACFEPANQMVKCDPRHGKYMACCLLYRGDVVPKDVNAAIAAIKTKRSIQFVDWCPTGFKVGINYQPPTVVPGGDLAKVQRAVCMLSNTTAIAEAWARLDHKFDLMYAKRAFVHWYVGEGMQEGEFSEAWEDMAALEKDYEEVGMDSVEGEGEEEEGDEYWGNPSRLS from the exons ATGCCCAGCGACAAGACAATCGGGGGAGGGGATGACTCCTTCAACACCTTCTTTAGTGAAACTGGGGCTGGCAAACATGTGTCCCGGGTGGTGTTTGTGGATCTGGAGCCCACTGTGATT G ATGAGGTTCGGACGGGCACGTATCGCCAGCTCTTCCATCCAGAGCAGCTCATCACCGGCAAGGAAGATGCTGCCAATAACTATGCCCGTGGCCACTACACCATCGGAAAGGAGCTCATCGACCTGGTGCTGGACTGGATTCGGAAGCTG GCTGACCAGTGCACAGGACTCCAAGGATTCCTCATCTTCCACAGCTCTGGAGGGGGCACTGGCTCTGGCTTCACCTCACTCCTGATGGAGCGGCTCTCTGTTGACTATGGCAAGAAATCCAAGCTGGAGCTCTCCATCTACCCAGCCCCGCAGGTGTCCACAGCCGTGGTGGAGCCCTATAACTCCATCCTGACCACCCACACCACCCTGGAGCACTCAGACTGTGCCCTCATGGTGGACAACGAAGCCATCTATGACATCTGCCGCCGCAACCTAGACATCGAGCGCCCGACGTACACCAACCTCAACCGCCTCATCAGCCAGATCGTCTCCTCCATCACGGCCTCCCTGCGCTTCGACGGCGCCCTCAACGTGGACCTCACGGAGTTCCAGACCAACCTGGTGCCCTACCCTCGCATCCACTTCCCCCTGGCCACCTATGCGCCAGTCATCTCTGCAGAGAAAGCCTACCATGAGCAGTTGTCGGTGGCAGAGATCACCAATGCCTGCTTCGAGCCTGCCAACCAGATGGTGAAGTGTGATCCCCGTCACGGCAAGTACATGGCCTGCTGCCTGCTGTACCGTGGAGACGTGGTGCCCAAGGATGTCAACGCCGCCATCGCTGCCATCAAGACCAAGCGCAGTATTCAGTTCGTGGACTGGTGCCCCACGGGCTTCAAGGTTGGCATCAACTACCAGCCCCCCACTGTGGTGCCCGGGGGTGATCTGGCCAAGGTGCAGCGTGCCGTGTGCATGCTGAGCAACACGACCGCCATCGCTGAGGCCTGGGCCCGCCTGGACCACAAGTTCGACCTCATGTATGCCAAGAGGGCGTTTGTGCACTGGTACGTGGGCGAGGGCATGCAGGAGGGTGAGTTCTCCGAGGCCTGGGAGGATATGGCTGCCCTGGAGAAGGATTACGAGGAGGTGGGCATGGATagtgtggagggggagggagaagaggaggagggggatgaATACTGGGGGAATCCTTCACGTCTGTCCTAA
- the LOC116756906 gene encoding tubulin alpha-1 chain-like isoform X3, producing the protein MPSDKTIGGGDDSFNTFFSETGAGKHVSRVVFVDLEPTVINEVRTGTYRQLFHPEQLITGKEDAANNYARGHYTIGKELIDLVLDWIRKLADQCTGLQGFLIFHSSGGGTGSGFTSLLMERLSVDYGKKSKLELSIYPAPQVSTAVVEPYNSILTTHTTLEHSDCALMVDNEAIYDICRRNLDIERPTYTNLNRLISQIVSSITASLRFDGALNVDLTEFQTNLVPYPRIHFPLATYAPVISAEKAYHEQLSVAEITNACFEPANQMVKCDPRHGKYMACCLLYRGDVVPKDVNAAIAAIKTKRSIQFVDWCPTGFKVGINYQPPTVVPGGDLAKVQRAVCMLSNTTAIAEAWARLDHKFDLMYAKRAFVHWYVGEGMQEGEFSEAWEDMAALEKDYEEVGMDSVEGEGEEEEGDEYWGNPSRLS; encoded by the exons ATGCCCAGCGACAAGACAATCGGGGGAGGGGATGACTCCTTCAACACCTTCTTTAGTGAAACTGGGGCTGGCAAACATGTGTCCCGGGTGGTGTTTGTGGATCTGGAGCCCACTGTGATT A ATGAGGTTCGGACGGGCACGTATCGCCAGCTCTTCCATCCAGAGCAGCTCATCACCGGCAAGGAAGATGCTGCCAATAACTATGCCCGTGGCCACTACACCATCGGAAAGGAGCTCATCGACCTGGTGCTGGACTGGATTCGGAAGCTG GCTGACCAGTGCACAGGACTCCAAGGATTCCTCATCTTCCACAGCTCTGGAGGGGGCACTGGCTCTGGCTTCACCTCACTCCTGATGGAGCGGCTCTCTGTTGACTATGGCAAGAAATCCAAGCTGGAGCTCTCCATCTACCCAGCCCCGCAGGTGTCCACAGCCGTGGTGGAGCCCTATAACTCCATCCTGACCACCCACACCACCCTGGAGCACTCAGACTGTGCCCTCATGGTGGACAACGAAGCCATCTATGACATCTGCCGCCGCAACCTAGACATCGAGCGCCCGACGTACACCAACCTCAACCGCCTCATCAGCCAGATCGTCTCCTCCATCACGGCCTCCCTGCGCTTCGACGGCGCCCTCAACGTGGACCTCACGGAGTTCCAGACCAACCTGGTGCCCTACCCTCGCATCCACTTCCCCCTGGCCACCTATGCGCCAGTCATCTCTGCAGAGAAAGCCTACCATGAGCAGTTGTCGGTGGCAGAGATCACCAATGCCTGCTTCGAGCCTGCCAACCAGATGGTGAAGTGTGATCCCCGTCACGGCAAGTACATGGCCTGCTGCCTGCTGTACCGTGGAGACGTGGTGCCCAAGGATGTCAACGCCGCCATCGCTGCCATCAAGACCAAGCGCAGTATTCAGTTCGTGGACTGGTGCCCCACGGGCTTCAAGGTTGGCATCAACTACCAGCCCCCCACTGTGGTGCCCGGGGGTGATCTGGCCAAGGTGCAGCGTGCCGTGTGCATGCTGAGCAACACGACCGCCATCGCTGAGGCCTGGGCCCGCCTGGACCACAAGTTCGACCTCATGTATGCCAAGAGGGCGTTTGTGCACTGGTACGTGGGCGAGGGCATGCAGGAGGGTGAGTTCTCCGAGGCCTGGGAGGATATGGCTGCCCTGGAGAAGGATTACGAGGAGGTGGGCATGGATagtgtggagggggagggagaagaggaggagggggatgaATACTGGGGGAATCCTTCACGTCTGTCCTAA